In Thamnophis elegans isolate rThaEle1 chromosome 4, rThaEle1.pri, whole genome shotgun sequence, the following proteins share a genomic window:
- the DHRS1 gene encoding LOW QUALITY PROTEIN: dehydrogenase/reductase SDR family member 1 (The sequence of the model RefSeq protein was modified relative to this genomic sequence to represent the inferred CDS: inserted 1 base in 1 codon; deleted 2 bases in 1 codon): MASGTRPLLGHVCVVTGASRGIGKGVALQLSEAGATVYITARNRETLEQAAAEVQSRGGKCVPVVCDSTREEDVAALFQRVRQEQAGRLDVLVNSAFSAVTTLSKEIGVPFWETEPSLWDTVNNAGLRGNYFCVVHAARLMVPAGRGLIVIISSPGGLRYMFDVPYGVGKAACDRLAADCGVELRPFGVASVSLWPGLVRTELVVEQAEDVKKLFKNLSERLANKAESPEVSGKCVVALASDPHVMRHSGKVVLSPDLARLYXIKDVDGRDVYNYISVREILTELMPKLSFLFWFIPPFITFPKWALALYSSKFAIYPPIQPADFKPVKKD, translated from the exons atggCCTCAGGGACCAGGCCTCTGCTAGGGCACGTCTGCGTAGTGACCGGCGCCTCGCGGGGCATCGGGAAAGGCGTCGCGCTGCAGCTGTCGGAAGCGGGCGCCACCGTCTATATTACGGCCCGAAACCGGGAAACTCTGGAGCAAGCGGCGGCGGAGGTGCAAAGCCGGGGCGGCAAGTGCGTGCCGGTGGTGTGCGACTCTACTCGAGAGGAAGACGTGGCTGCGTTGTTCCAGCGCGTCCGACAGGAGCAAGCCGGCCGCCTGGATGTTTTGGTCAACAGCGCTTTC TCCGCGGTGACCACCCTCTCCAAAGAGATCGGTGTGCCGTTCTGGGAAACCGAGCCGTCCCTCTGGGACACAGTCAACAACGCCGGCCTGAGAGGCAATTATTTCTGCGTGGTGCATGCCGCCCGACTCATGGTGCCCGCCGGGCGCGGGCTCATTGTCATCATCTCCTCGCCCGGTGGGCTGCGGTATATGTTCGACGTCCCGTACGGGGTGGGAAAAGCTGCCTGCGACCGCCTGGCGGCTGACTGTGGCGTCGAGCTGCGCCCTTTCGGTGTGGCCTCCGTGTCCCTTTGGCCCGGGCTCGTTCGCACTGAACTGGTCGTGGAGCAAGCGGAGGATGTCAAGAAACTATTCAAGAACCTGTCGGAGCGGTTGGCCAATAAGGCAGAGTCTCCCGAAGTGAGCGGGAAATGCGTGGTGGCCTTGGCATCGGATCCGCATGTCATGAGGCACAGCGGCAAAGTGGTCCTCAGTCCAGATCTTGCCCGCCTCT CGATTAAGGACGTGGATGGGCGAGACGTCTATAATTATATTTCGGTTCGGGAAATCCTTACCGAATTGATGCCCAAGCTGTCTTTCCTTTTCTGGTTCATTCCCCCCTTTATCACTTTCCCTAAGTGGGCCCTTGCTCTTTATTCCAGCAAGTTTGCTATTTACCCTCCCATTCAGCCGGCGGATTTTAAACCAGTTAAAAAAGACTGA